GCTGCATTCAAGCCCCAGGCGCGGCGGGGTCGGCGTGGACCGCCTGTCCGGCACGGATTACGAGCGCTGGTTCGTGGCCGCCAGGCGTCTGACCCGGCCCGAGAGTGTCGGGACTGTCAGTGCGGCCGGCCCACCGGGCCGCAGTGTCGACCCAAAGAGACGAGCAGCAAAAGGGGATTGAGGTCTATGCGGGAGAGGGTGTCGGGCATTGACGCGAGCATCTGCGTCGGCTGCGGGGAGTGTGTTTCGGTGTGCCCGTCCGGTGTGCTGGCTGTGGCGAATGGGTTGGCCAGGGTGGTTGCCGAGCACTGCATCGGTTGCGGCCACTGCCAGGCCGTATGCCCGGCCGGGGCTGTCTCCCTGGCCGGGGCCGATCCTTGGGCCGGGATGTACGCTGTGATCAAACCGACGGGCGCGGTGATCGCCCCGGGGGCATTTCCGGCTGGGCAACTGGTCGATCTGCTGCGTTCACGGCGTTCCTGCCGGCGCTTCACGGACCGGGGCGTGCCCGGACCGGCGCTCGAGGATCTGGTGCGGGCGGCGGTGACCGCGCCGTCGGGCACCAATTCCCAGGCTTGGACCTTTACGGTGTTGACGTCGCGGGCGGCGGTCCTGGACCTGGGGCAGGCCGTGGCCGGCTTTTTCACGCGACTGAACAAACTGGCCGCCAAGACACTTTTGCGTCGTGTGTTCAGCCTCATCGGTCGCCCGGAGCTGGAAAATTATTACCGTGAGCATTATGCTTCGGTGGCCGCCGCCCTGGTCGAGTGGGAACGCGATCACACGGACAGACTTTTTCATGGGGCCACGGCGGCCGTCATAATTGGTTCCCGGCCCGGGGCGAGTTGTCCGGCCGAGGATGCTCTGCTGGCCGCCGGGAATCTGCTGCTTGCCGCCCATTGCCTGGGTCTGGGAAGCTGTTTGATCGGCTATGCCGTGGAAGCCATGCGCCATGATCGGCGGGTCAAGGAAGCGGCGGGCGTGCCGCGCACGGAATCGGTCTACGCGGTGGTGGCTTTGGGCTGGCCGGATGTGACATATGTGCGGTCGACTGGACGCGGTCGGCCGGTCGTGCGTTACAAGACGGCCTGAGGCGTGGATCGTGCGGGGTTGGGTGTATCAGGATGCGATTTTTTATGGCACGACCCGGGTAGAAAGGGTCGGCGGGGTGCCTCGGAGGGATGGGAGCGATGCGGAGATTGGCTGTATTGGCACTGGTGTTGGGACTGTTTTATGCCGGCCCCTGTGATGCGTCGGCCGAGCGGACGGAGGCAGTGCGTTTGCAGGGGCTGATGTTGCGGCGGGAACCGGATGGCGCGTCGCCCAGGATCCGGGCGCTTCGGGCCGGCGAAGTCGTGACTGTGACCGGACGCAAGGGCGAGTATGTGGCCGTCACATTGGCTGACGGCGTATCCGGGTATGTCCATGGCGGCTTTCTGACCGGTTTTGACGATATTGCGCCCATGCCGGCCTATGCCGCCCGCATTGATCCCGGGGTGGCGCGTCCAGGGCAGGCCCCTGGGAGGGCTGGGAAGCCCGAGGCGGCTAAGCCTGTTGCGGCCAAACCGGCTCCTTTGCCTGCCGTCACAGCTCGGGAGACTCCGGGCAAGCCTGGGCCGGCCCCGGCCATGCCGGCGTATGCGCCGGTTGCCGACGGCGGCGGACTGAACCGTTTCCTGGCCACGCTTGCCCAAACAGGCGGGGCCGACACCTCCGTGGATTCGGAAGACGCAGCCGCGTACAACGCCCGCAAGAACCGCTACTCCATTGAGGTTCACCTCTCCCAGCGCAAGCTCTATCTGTACGAGAATCTCCCGGACGGTTCGCGGCAACTGGTGCGTCTGTATGTTGTGGCCGTGCCGGGGCGGGAGATGGAAGCCCCACAAGGCTGGGGCGTGGTGACGGGCATAAATTTCGAGCCGTCCTGGCGGCCGACCCCGGCCATGAAAGAGCGGGCGCTCAAAAAGGGCAAACCGTTGCCGGAGTACGTGGGACCGGGCGTCAAGGACAACCCCATGGGACCGTTTAAAATCATCTTGTCCCACGGCTACGGATTCCGTATTCACGGCAATAACAATCCCAATTCCATCGGTCGGCCCGTCACCAGCGGGTGCATTCGAATGCGCAATGATGAAGGCAAGGACATGGCCAAAATGATTGACGTCGGTACGGAAGTGGTCATTCTGGACTAATGCCGACGCCAGAATGAGCGGCAGGTCCGAGGGGAACGCGGGGGTGTTTCCCATGGAGGTTCCATGAAAGGGTTGTTCCCATGCGGGGAGCTGGCGGCAGACGCCGGCGAGGAGCATCGGGTAACCGGGACCGGGAGGCCGGCGACCTTTGATCCGGAAGGCGCCCGGTTGCATATGGGCGTGGATCCGGAAGGGTTCAGGCGGATTTTTGACTGCATCTGGCATGAAGTGGCCAAACGGCGCACGCTCCTTGACGAGGCTTACGAGGCTGGCGATATGACCAGTGTGATCTTGCAGGCCCACACCATCAAAAGTTCCGCTGCCTCCATCGGTGCGCTGGGCCTGGGTCGGGCCGCTGCCGCCGTGGAGGAGGCCGCACGTGACGGCGCGACAGACGCTCTGGCCGCTGCCATGGTGCGTTTTCACGCCGCCAAGGAAACCTTGAGCCGGCTCGTGGGCCTCGGCTGAGCCAGGTCCACGCCACTTGCGACAGGGAGGAGGCGTTCTTGAAGCGTCGTTGTATTGCCGTCTCGGCCCTACTGGCCGTATGTTTGTCCGGATGCGCTGCCAATAAGGATTTTGAAAAAGAAATCCTGGGCCATCCCGCCCCTGAATCGCCAAGCGACACAGGTTGGTCGCGTCAGGCGCCGACTGCGCCGCCCGCAAAACAGGTCCCGTCCGCCCCGTATGCTCCAGGGCCCAACTCCCAGGCGCCGTTACCGGAGCAACCGGCAGCGCCAGGTGTGCCGGTTCCGGTCACGCCGCCGCCGGCTCCCGTCGCCCGGCCCCAGGGGACGGCGAAGCAGCCCATTGCCCCACCTGTGGTGGACGGTCCTTCGCCTGTGACCGATGCCAGGTTCGCACCCAAGCCCTTTACTCCTGGTGCGGTCGATGGGCAAAATCAGCCGCCGGCGTCCCCTGGAGCCGGGGCGACCGGAGTGGCTGGGGGGCAGCCCAATGCCGCGCCGACGCCCACGGCCGTCCAACCGCAAGCAACCGCCTCCTCGGCCCCGCAACCGGCCGGCGCACCATCGGATCGGGCCACGTTCACTTTCATGGTCGGTTCCTTTGCCCACAATGAAAAAGCCGGGGAACTCATGGCGACCCTGGAGGCTCGGGGATTTTCCACCCGCATGGACCAGGGCAAGCTCAACAACAAGACCTTTTACAAGGTGTACGCGGTCAAGGAAGGCAACCGGGCCGAGCTTGAAGGGGAGTTGTTCGCTGCCGGCGTGACCGAGCCTCGGTTGACCGAGGAACGGCCTGTGGACCGGGTGGCTCCGGCCAAGGCCTTCGGCGGCGCCAGCGCCAAAGTGGCTCCGGCGGCCTCGCCCAAGGGCACCTCGCCCAAACCCTCCGGGAATATCCCCCCGCCCATTGTCGAGCCGGCCCCGCCCCTGCCCGACGGCTACGTGCCCCCACCGCCCAAGGCGTCGGGTTCCTAGTCATTTAGGGAGGAGCCTCCGGCGGCCAAAGGGCTGAGTCCTTTGGAATCCCACCTGGGGTTCGTTTGATTTGACGGGAACCGCCGTGGCTCCGGCGGCCGAGGGAGAGGAGCCTCCCAGGACCCCTCAAAAGGGGGAAGCGTTTCTCCCATGGATTTCATGGATGCGATAGTGTCATGATCATAGCGCGCGGCCACGGGATTTCCCCGTGGCTGCACTGGTTTTGCCCTTGCCCCCCAGTGACAGGCACAGGATGCCGGCCAGGACGCCAGCGCAGCCGGCCATTTCCTGCCAAGCAACCGTCTCTCCGCACCAGATCGCCGCGAAACACAGCGCCGCTACCGGCATCATGCCGGTGGTCACTCCGGCTGTGGCCGCATCCACCCGCACCACGCCGTAAAACCACAGCATATAGGCCGCTGCCGTCACGCCAAG
The sequence above is drawn from the Desulfovibrio sp. TomC genome and encodes:
- a CDS encoding nitroreductase family protein, translated to MRERVSGIDASICVGCGECVSVCPSGVLAVANGLARVVAEHCIGCGHCQAVCPAGAVSLAGADPWAGMYAVIKPTGAVIAPGAFPAGQLVDLLRSRRSCRRFTDRGVPGPALEDLVRAAVTAPSGTNSQAWTFTVLTSRAAVLDLGQAVAGFFTRLNKLAAKTLLRRVFSLIGRPELENYYREHYASVAAALVEWERDHTDRLFHGATAAVIIGSRPGASCPAEDALLAAGNLLLAAHCLGLGSCLIGYAVEAMRHDRRVKEAAGVPRTESVYAVVALGWPDVTYVRSTGRGRPVVRYKTA
- a CDS encoding L,D-transpeptidase family protein; translation: MLRREPDGASPRIRALRAGEVVTVTGRKGEYVAVTLADGVSGYVHGGFLTGFDDIAPMPAYAARIDPGVARPGQAPGRAGKPEAAKPVAAKPAPLPAVTARETPGKPGPAPAMPAYAPVADGGGLNRFLATLAQTGGADTSVDSEDAAAYNARKNRYSIEVHLSQRKLYLYENLPDGSRQLVRLYVVAVPGREMEAPQGWGVVTGINFEPSWRPTPAMKERALKKGKPLPEYVGPGVKDNPMGPFKIILSHGYGFRIHGNNNPNSIGRPVTSGCIRMRNDEGKDMAKMIDVGTEVVILD
- a CDS encoding Hpt domain-containing protein; amino-acid sequence: MKGLFPCGELAADAGEEHRVTGTGRPATFDPEGARLHMGVDPEGFRRIFDCIWHEVAKRRTLLDEAYEAGDMTSVILQAHTIKSSAASIGALGLGRAAAAVEEAARDGATDALAAAMVRFHAAKETLSRLVGLG
- a CDS encoding SPOR domain-containing protein, which encodes MPVPVTPPPAPVARPQGTAKQPIAPPVVDGPSPVTDARFAPKPFTPGAVDGQNQPPASPGAGATGVAGGQPNAAPTPTAVQPQATASSAPQPAGAPSDRATFTFMVGSFAHNEKAGELMATLEARGFSTRMDQGKLNNKTFYKVYAVKEGNRAELEGELFAAGVTEPRLTEERPVDRVAPAKAFGGASAKVAPAASPKGTSPKPSGNIPPPIVEPAPPLPDGYVPPPPKASGS